The nucleotide sequence agttagtttgggagtgtcagaggaaaataagttaaatgttAGGAGTGTTGTGGTACAAACCGAAAGTTTGGAGTGCTATCGGCCAATTGGTGAAAGTTGAGGTTATTTAAATACAGTatctttttgaattttacaaataattgtttttattttattaaatgtgAATATCTAATTTGTAATTGTTTATTCATATCTACTTTTTTAGATTCTAAGTTAATAAACTTATCTTTGTTCTATAAAATTTACATACATATAATTGAATTACACTCAACACACTTCTAATCATTGAAAGCTCCCAACAGGATTCTGGTGAGCAAAAACTTTTGACCTCCTCAACTCCTTACAAACACGATCTAACATTGCCAAAAAATCTCTCACAATCACAAAGATCCGAAGAGGGTTCTCATCATCTTTACTCATACTTCCATGAAAATATTCAGTAATTTGCTTCACAAGTTCTAGCACTTTTTGTTCATTTCCTTCCAACTCCTTGAGATGTTTTACAGCATAGTTAAAGAATGAGTTCATGGATTCACCAAAGTTCAAATCTTTGTTCAGCAATGTTTGCAATCTACACATCCCTTGAGAGAGATTAGAAACTGAGCTTGCTATTACCGCGAAGTCTATGGTGGCGGTTCTCTTCACATTGCATAGCTCGGTACTAAGACCGCCCACAAGTTCCAAACCCATGTTTCTATAGTCATCTTCTCTATCTTGGACGTTTCTTCTCTTGTTCTTTTGATTGATCTTTCCTATGATGCTATCAGAAGCTCGTACGCCTTCTGAACGAACAATTTCTTGGACTACAAAGTGAAGTAACGTGGTCTTTCCGTCAGTCCCTTTTAAATCGGCTAGCTTAAGTAATGCGTCGAGCTTGAATGCTTTTGCTCTTCCCCTTATGGTTCCTACATTCATACGGTTTCCCATTTTCAAAACCGCCTCTAGAAGTTTTAGGAATAGCCGACTTGACCTCAGTTCTTTACATGCCTCCTGACACAACATAAGTTCGATTTAGAGAAGTTGTAACATTTTATTTGTCTACAAATAGTTTACAAATTTGTTTTTGGTTATCCGAGTGAAAACTTTCAAGGAGGTCACCCATCATCGATTGCGCCCACTTAAGCACTCTCAGAACAAAAACAAATTTGTGAGCTTCTTGTGCGAAGTTGATATGAATGGTAGgatgttacaaaaaaaaaagtctTTAGGTATTGTACATACCTCAAGCACAGAGAATGTTGTTCGAAGATGAGTGACTTCATCTTCAAACGTTTCTCGATATAGCAATGCTTGGATTCTCTGGAACGCGTATGGGATTCTTAGGATTGTTGCAATGAATGTCTCTGCTGAGCCCAAGTCACCTTTGTAGCTTGTTATCTTAGCTTCTTCCTCCTTTGTTGGTTCCATCTTTATCAGTACTTGTAGCTGTTGTAGATTCAATCCACTTCCTATGACCAGGACATGATGAAATTAATTGTTGAATGTTACATCCAATTTGGATTACGGGCTATTAATTGGATTTTTACCTCGTACTAGTGCACAACAAACTTGTTCGGGCGTGGCATTTAGAGCTTTAAAGAGTATTGTTAGATTCTGAAGTCTTTTTGGCTCAAGAATATGTTTACCAAGAGAGGGGCTTTTGTTTTTCAGTTCTTCATTAGTATTGTGTTGATTGTAATTAGTATTGTGTTGATTGTAACTGAAAAGTGACTCAATCAATTCTTCATCAAACCTGTTTTGTGTTTCATCAATTCTATGTACAATGCGAGACGTTTCAAGCAAGGGAAATTTAGCAAACCAGACTATTGACTGGTCAAACATCCAAAAATAAACATTAACTTAACTTTTAACTAATAAACATTGACTGGATGAATCACTTAGAAAATGACATGTAGACATCTATGGGtattatcatttttttttaacggtGAGAATCTTTAACTTATTGTGAGAGATTACACACCCTCCTAAACAGAGGGTCAGGACCCTACTTTACTCTggccagactatgttgtcttaaccgggtccacGCTGACGTCAGAGTTTGGCTAACGGCATTCCCCGAGAAACCATATCACTCACTGCCAGTGGCAAGGGCTTGCGCCGCCACAAGAGAGAATCTCTTTAGCGTCACGCACGGTGGACTAAAACCTGGGATGGCTTGGGCTCGAACTCTTGACCTAGGGTATGGGAGAACTAGCCTTCATTGCCTTTATTCACCAAATATGGTACTAATGGGGATTTTACTTGGATCTACAAGGAGAACCCAAGTCTTTCCAATCACTAGACCACAAGTGATGAATTTTTAGGCATGGGCCTAGGCCCTAGTTCCCCCAAGTTATTGGGCCcccatttaaaaaatatatattccaATCCAAATTTTTGTTTGAGCCCCAAAAAATGTCTAATTTAGTGAAATGctacctttaaaaaaaaaaaagttaggcCTACATTTTTTATATACGTTCAGTCATACTTAATTTATGGATCCTATTTTCTATCctcactaaaaaaaaaaaaaaaatcctagatTCATCATTGTTAGCCACGATAATATTTGGAAAACAGTCTGGGTTTTTAAAAAGTTTTAGGCCGAGCCGTCTCTTGCACTGAGTACACCATATGCTAGCCACGACGCCAAAAGATCCCATATGATGCACTCAGAGACTGCTACATTGTGTCCCattgattttatttataaaaagtaGAAACTCAAATGTTTGTTTTGGATGTTTGATCAGTCAAATCTAATTTGGTAAATGTTCAAGTAATCTATGCAAAAATAATACAATTTGCTTACTCAAATGAGCTTGATTTGAGCTTGTCCCAAACCATGGAACTGTCTGGTGCCGCTCGAACTTTATCCCAATGAAGCGGATTCAGCTTTGGTGTCCGGTTTGATCCTGAGCAAGAATCAGATGTCGTTGACGATTCCAACAAGAATGTGGTGGAAGAAGATGAAGACTGATATcttggtggttgtggtggtggaggtACTAATGTTTCATTGAAAGATTGGAAAGAtctatcatcatcatcttcatggtACTTCAACGATTCAACTAAAACCGCATCACTAGCAGATGAATCCAGATTCTCAGAATTTGATAATATGTTCCTCACAGTAAGCATTTCATGTTTCGTATCATCTTCTTCCAGATGATTTAATCGATCCCGATCTTTGGAACAATGTTTTAAACTAGTAACTAGTGGCGGATCAGAAGAAAATGCCTCCGCTTTAGTATTATCCGATGTAGATTTTGTTCTTCTTGGTGTTCTCAGGTTTTTAAAGCACAAGAATAGAAAAATGAGACAGATGATACATGTGGCTGAACAGGCAGCAACTAGAACCGCCACGAGAAGCATTCTATTCTCGTCATCACTCTGGTCTGGCAGGGTAACTGTAACAGGTGGTGGCAAATGGTGACGGTTTTGCCTATGGACATGATGTTGCGATGGAGCGTGTGAGGGTATTGGCGATGTTGACGGTGacggtgatggtgatggtgaggGTGATGGTGAGAGATTGAAATGTGGTTTTCTGGTGGTTTTGAATCTGATCAGAGATATGAG is from Helianthus annuus cultivar XRQ/B chromosome 9, HanXRQr2.0-SUNRISE, whole genome shotgun sequence and encodes:
- the LOC110877790 gene encoding formin-like protein 11, with product MKCNCKIIILILLLTTLIVCALYTTQNLQVSPSTCQKLISLIRFKTTRKPHFNLSPSPSPSPSPSPSTSPIPSHAPSQHHVHRQNRHHLPPPVTVTLPDQSDDENRMLLVAVLVAACSATCIICLIFLFLCFKNLRTPRRTKSTSDNTKAEAFSSDPPLVTSLKHCSKDRDRLNHLEEDDTKHEMLTVRNILSNSENLDSSASDAVLVESLKYHEDDDDRSFQSFNETLVPPPPQPPRYQSSSSSTTFLLESSTTSDSCSGSNRTPKLNPLHWDKVRAAPDSSMVWDKLKSSSFEFDEELIESLFSYNQHNTNYNQHNTNEELKNKSPSLGKHILEPKRLQNLTILFKALNATPEQVCCALVRGSGLNLQQLQVLIKMEPTKEEEAKITSYKGDLGSAETFIATILRIPYAFQRIQALLYRETFEDEVTHLRTTFSVLEEACKELRSSRLFLKLLEAVLKMGNRMNVGTIRGRAKAFKLDALLKLADLKGTDGKTTLLHFVVQEIVRSEGVRASDSIIGKINQKNKRRNVQDREDDYRNMGLELVGGLSTELCNVKRTATIDFAVIASSVSNLSQGMCRLQTLLNKDLNFGESMNSFFNYAVKHLKELEGNEQKVLELVKQITEYFHGSMSKDDENPLRIFVIVRDFLAMLDRVCKELRRSKVFAHQNPVGSFQ